From Glycine soja cultivar W05 chromosome 4, ASM419377v2, whole genome shotgun sequence, the proteins below share one genomic window:
- the LOC114408532 gene encoding F-box protein SKIP23-like, translated as MGVEWGELPPELLESISKTLTIYVDYLRFRSVCRSWRSSVPKIPLHLPPQLPWLMLSRRAFFDLSLNKTHLLNPQPSHRTRICGSSHGWLVMLDETPQIRLLNPLTRATRPLPPLHAFPNVVAFDHANVGREYLIQNPYGGLYAFNLRQMCNSFLGKVVLSASPTLNDDFAALAIVGQNNLAFCRNGYDSWIFLNGEEEEMNCWEDVVNYNGLFFAVSKGGTIAVCDAGEGCFPPRVSIIQTTTPFGFAGDIHYAVFSAGDMLLLIRVLDQDFSDHAGEESDLVYRTVGFEVFKMNWGLLTWQRVETLGERVLFVGGNSSLSFCASDFVGCSADCIYFTDDYSESNDDDACGKHDLGVFRLRDKSIEPLPCFNQNSCSRLRWPLPIWVSPNPC; from the coding sequence ATGGGTGTAGAGTGGGGCGAACTACCTCCAGAACTCCTGGAATCAATCTCGAAAACCTTAACCATCTACGTCGATTACCTCAGATTCCGTTCCGTTTGCCGCAGCTGGCGATCCTCCGTTCCCAAAATCCCTCTCCACCTTCCTCCCCAACTCCCATGGCTCATGCTATCTCGCCGCGCCTTCTTCGACCTCTCCCTCAACAAAACCCATCTCCTCAACCCTCAACCCTCTCACCGCACCCGAATCTGCGGCTCCTCCCACGGCTGGCTCGTCATGCTCGACGAAACCCCCCAAATTCGCCTCCTGAACCCCCTCACGCGCGCCACGCGCCCCCTCCCTCCGCTTCACGCCTTCCCCAACGTCGTCGCCTTCGATCACGCCAACGTCGGACGCGAGTACCTCATCCAAAACCCTTACGGCGGCCTCTACGCCTTCAACTTGCGACAGATGTGCAATTCTTTCCTCGGAAAGGTTGTCTTGTCGGCGAGTCCCACATTAAACGATGATTTCGCCGCGCTCGCTATCGTCGGTCAGAATAACTTGGCGTTCTGCAGAAACGGTTACGATTCTTGGATTTTCCTGAACGGAGAGGAAGAAGAGATGAATTGCTGGGAAGATGTTGTGAATTACAACGGCTTGTTTTTCGCGGTGAGTAAGGGAGGGACTATTGCGGTGTGTGATGCTGGAGAGGGTTGTTTTCCGCCTCGGGTGTCGATAATTCAGACGACGACGCCGTTTGGATTCGCTGGGGATATCCACTATGCGGTGTTTTCGGCGGGAGACATGTTGCTGCTGATACGTGTTCTGGATCAGGACTTTTCCGATCACGCGGGGGAGGAGTCGGATTTGGTGTATAGGACGGTGGGTTTTGAGGTTTTCAAGATGAATTGGGGGTTGCTGACGTGGCAGAGAGTTGAGACTTTGGGCGAGCGAGTGCTGTTTGTAGGTGGGAATTCTTCGCTTTCGTTCTGTGCGTCTGATTTTGTTGGGTGTTCTGCGGATTGCATCTATTTCACCGACGATTATTCGGAGTCCAATGACGACGATGCGTGTGGGAAGCATGATTTGGGCGTATTTAGGTTACGGGATAAGAGCATTGAACCGTTGCCATGTTTTAATCAAAATTCCTGTTCTCGGCTTCGGTGGCCGCTACCAATTTGGGTTTCGCCAAATCCCTGTTGA
- the LOC114408533 gene encoding high mobility group B protein 9: MSSAARTPGGEEGKHYPAPLAPHEGVVKDSTLFWDTLRRFHFVMGTKFMIPVIGGKELDLHVLYVEVTRRSGYEKVVAEKKWREVGSVFKFAATTTSASFVLRKHYFSLLYHYEQVHFFKARGPIYTPSADAFSGNSPSWRPELAIVEYSPKPMDNSPESRAEDTSCLSGNGTIEGKFDCGYLVSVKLGSEVLRGVLYHPEQLVPPPSIPKHESAIVPINRKPHRSGRRKKNKRRWDPNYPKPNRSGYNFFFAEKHYTLKTLYPNREREFTKMIGQSWNSLSPEERMVYQNIGLRDKERYKRELTEYKEKMKLRQTSEVGRP, encoded by the exons ATGTCATCGGCGGCGAGAACTCCCGGTGGCGAGGAGGGAAAGCACTACCCTGCTCCACTCGCCCCTCACGAGGGCGTCGTGAAGGACTCCACTCTCTTCTGGGACACTCTAAGGCGCTTTCACTTTGTTATGGGTACCAAATTTAT GATTCCTGTGATTGGAGGGAAGGAGCTGGATTTGCACGTTCTTTACGTGGAAGTTACGAGAAGAAGTGGCTACGAGAAG GTAGTTGCAGAGAAGAAGTGGAGGGAAGTTGGTAGTGTTTTCAAGTTCGCAGCTACCACCACCAGCGCTTCTTTTGTACTCAGGAAACACTACTTTAGTCTTCTTTATCATTATGAACAAGTTCACTTCTTTAAAGCTCGGGGTCCTATCTACACTCCATCAGCAG ATGCATTTTCCGGCAACAGCCCTTCGTGGAGACCTGAATTAGCTATTGTGGAATATTCGCCTAAGCCTATGGATAATAGTCCTGAATCTCGTGCTGAAG ATACTTCATGCCTTTCAGGAAATGGAACCATCGAGGGAAAATTTGACTGTGGTTATTTAGTGTCCGTGAAGCTTGGTTCGGAGGTTCTTAGAGGGGTGCTTTACCATCCTGAGCAATTGGTTCCTCCACCATCGATTCCAAAACATGAGAGTGCCATTGTACCAATCAACCGCAAACCTCACCGTTCTGGTCGtaggaagaaaaacaaaagaaggtGGGACCCCAATTATCCAAAGCCGAATAGGAGTGGCTATAACTTCTTCTTTGCTGAAAAGCATTAcactctcaaaactctctaccCAAACAGAGAAAGGGAGTTTACCAAAATGATTGGCCAGTCATGGAACAGTCTTAGCCCAGAAGAAAGAAtg GTTTATCAGAACATTGGCTTAAGAGACAAAGAAAGGTACAAGAGAGAATTGACGGAGTACAAAGAGAAGATGAAGCTTAGGCAGACCTCAGAAGTTGGACGTCCATAG